AGTTTCGATTAGAAATTCATCATTATCAGGAACAATGCTTTCCTTGCGCTGTCTGTCAAAAATAGGTTTTAATGCCTTTAATTCAGGAGATAAATTTTCAGTATTTGCAGCATATAATTCTTCCCGAAGCAATTTACTCATTTGTGCCGATAATGTCATTCGTCCGCCCATCCAGCTGACGGTTTTTGATGTTTTTTTAGGATCGGCTTTTCGAACGAGAACCTGCATGTTTTTAATCTGAAATAATTCCAGCCTTCTTCCTGCAAAAGTAAAAACATCACCTCGCTGTAATTTCGAAGCAAACCATTCTTCGATAGTTCCAATAAAGCCACCGCTTAAAAATTTCACATTCAAAACCGCATCACCCACAATAGTTCCAATCTGCATTCGGTGATGCATGGCAATAAATCTACTGTTGATTTTAAAACGTCCGTCTTCTTCAATTTCTACTTTTTTAAATTCGTCGTAAGCCTGCAAACTCTGACTTCCGTTTGTAATAAAATTGAGAATCCAGTTCCAGTTTTCTTTGGTCATATTTTGATAACAGAAAGTCGTTTTTACTTCTTCAAAAATTTCATTTGGAAAAAATCCGTCAGAAACTGCGAGCGTATTTAAATATTGCACCAGAACATCCCAACTGTTTAAATACGGCATTCTATCTTCGACAACGGTTTTGGCAACTGCTTTTTTTAATGCCGAAGCTTCGATTAATTCCATGGCGTGCGTCGCCAGAAAATAAATCACACTTTCTTTTCCCGGCTGATGTCCGCTTCGTCCGGCTCTTTGTAAAAAACGTGCAACACCTTTTGGCCCGCCAATTTGAATAATAGTTTCAACCGGCGCAAAATCAACGCCGAGATCCAGACTCGAAGTACAAACCACGACTTTTAATTCTTCATGACGAATCGCGCTTTCAACCCATAACCGAATTTCTCTGCTGATACTTCCGTGATGCATGGCCATTTCTCCGGCAAATTCAGGATATTTTTCTAAAATTGCCTGATACCAGATTTCGCAGGCAGAACGGACATTGGTAAAAATTAAAGTGGTTTTGCTTTTTCTGATGATTTTAGCCACCTCATCGATTAAATGCAATCCCATGTGTCCGCGCCACGGATAAGTTTCCATTTTCTCAGGAAGAATCGATTCGATTTTTATTTTTTTATTGATATGTGCTTTTATCAAAACCGAATTTTGATATCCTTCAGTATTATGCCCTAATAAAACCTGCTGCGCTAATTCGAGATTTCCAATTGTGGCTGAAATTCCCCAAATACGCATTTTTGGCGCAATTGTTTTTAATCTCGAAAGTGCCAATTCCATTTGTACACCTCGTTTGGTTCCCAGCAATTCGTGCCATT
This portion of the Flavobacterium gelatinilyticum genome encodes:
- a CDS encoding ligase-associated DNA damage response DEXH box helicase; the protein is MNREKLYTIAENWFKSQGWKAFPFQNQTWTAFLQGKNGLLNAPTGSGKTYALWFPVVLDYIKKNPDYKTKHKPGLKAIWITPLRALSVEIKQAAERIITDLDLPLTVGIRSGDTPQSERVKQKNKMPDLLITTPESLQLLLAAKGYPKTFANCNAIIVDEWHELLGTKRGVQMELALSRLKTIAPKMRIWGISATIGNLELAQQVLLGHNTEGYQNSVLIKAHINKKIKIESILPEKMETYPWRGHMGLHLIDEVAKIIRKSKTTLIFTNVRSACEIWYQAILEKYPEFAGEMAMHHGSISREIRLWVESAIRHEELKVVVCTSSLDLGVDFAPVETIIQIGGPKGVARFLQRAGRSGHQPGKESVIYFLATHAMELIEASALKKAVAKTVVEDRMPYLNSWDVLVQYLNTLAVSDGFFPNEIFEEVKTTFCYQNMTKENWNWILNFITNGSQSLQAYDEFKKVEIEEDGRFKINSRFIAMHHRMQIGTIVGDAVLNVKFLSGGFIGTIEEWFASKLQRGDVFTFAGRRLELFQIKNMQVLVRKADPKKTSKTVSWMGGRMTLSAQMSKLLREELYAANTENLSPELKALKPIFDRQRKESIVPDNDEFLIETFKTREGFHAIFYPFEGRYVHEALASLISYRISLLSPITFSLAYNDYGFELLSDQEIDMQAVFDNDLFSISYVHHDLQKSLNSTEMARRKFRDIAVIAGLVFTGMPGKPVKTKHLQSGSQLIFEVFRDYEPDNLLLQQAFTETFEHQLEEGRLIQAMERINNQGIVWKQCLKPTPFSFPIITDRLREKLSSETLEERIKKMTASYMK